The region GACAGAAGATTATGCATCAGATATTCAGCATAATTATGCTTTAACAGCAGAGGAACATTATTTTAGAATAGGATATGCATTTGACGGAAAAATATTCAAACGTTCAGTCACAATTATCAATACAGCTGAATTAGAAAAAGCAAAATTGCAAGCCGAAAATTTTGAGAAAAAGTATGGTTCTTCAAAACTGACTCAATTGTATGTTTTGAAATATCATTTCCCAAAAACGATAAAATCGATTTCCAATTCAAAAGCTATAATCAATTCAGATAAAAAATCTTTAACATTAGAATTTAAATTGTCGGATTGTTTACGTGATCCGGAAATAACAAATTTGGAAGTAGTTTTGGAATAGAATAAAAAGAAAGTCGAAAAACCCAGCATCTTATCAACTTACAATCTTAGAATCTCAGAACCTAAAAAACTTCGTATCTTTGATGAAAAATTGTACTCTTATGAAATTATATAAATTACTTAGTTTTTCTTTTTTAATCGCAACTTTAACGAGTTGTACTTTTACCGAAAACATTACAATCAATGAAAACGGAACAGGAAAATTTTCTGTAGATATGGATGGTTCTGCTCTGATGGAAATGGCTGGTGATCAAATTGGAAGCCAAATGGGAGCTGATGCCAAAAAAGATATCGATTCTACTTTTACTTTCAAACAACTATTTGAAGAGAAAAAAGACAGTATTGCCAAAATGACACCCGAAGCTCAAAAAGAATTGAAAAAACTGGAGAATTTTGTGGTTACGACTAAAATGAGTGCAGAGAAAAAACAGTTTTTAATGACAATGGCCACTGATTTTAAAAATGTAAACGAACTACAGGATATTCTACAAACGGCGAGTACGCTTCAAAAGTTAGAAGGAGGAGCTAATGCCGGGCCGTTAGGAAGTGGTTTTGGTAATAACAACAGTAAACTAAGTTATACTTACGACGGAAAGAAATTTACGAGAAAAGCCGTAATTGATAAGCAAAAACTAGCTGAGATCAAAAAAGATTCAACGGCAGATATGTCTAAAATGATGTTTGCTTCGTCTAATTATGTTATCAAATATAATTTCCCTAAAAAGATCAAGAAAGTCTCTAATCCAAATGCATTGTTTAGTGACGATCGAAAATCAATTACAATTCAATATTCTTTTACGGATTATATGGAGAATCCAGACAAACTTAACTTCGATGTTGAGTTTGAAAAATAATTAAAATGAACAAAAAAATCCAACTTCAGGATCTGGGCAATAAAGATTATAAATCAACCTGGGAATATCAGGAAGACCTTTTCAAAGATATAGTCGATTTAAAAATCAGGAACAGAAGAGAAGAACTTGATCTGCCAACTCCAAATTATTTATTGTTTGTAGAGCATCCGCATGTTTATACTTTGGGCAAAAGCGGCGATTTTGAGAATCTGTTATTAAACGAAAAACAGCTCGAAGCCAAAGGAGCAACTTTTTATAAAATCAATCGTGGTGGCGATATTACGTATCACGGACCAGGACAAATTGTAGGTTATCCTATTCTTGATTTGGAAAATTTCTTTACAGATATTCATAAATACTTACGTCTATTGGAAGAATCTATTATTCTGACTTTGGCAGAATACGGTTTAGAATCGGGCAGAAGCGAAGGAGAAACAGGAGTCTGGTTAGGTGTTGGAACTCCGTTTGCACGTAAAATATGCGCTATGGGAGTTCGTGCTTCACGCTGGGTAACCATGCACGGGTTTGCTTTAAATGTCAATGTAGATTTAGGTTATTTTGATAATATAATTCCTTGCGGAATTCGAGGAAAAGGCGTAACATCTTTAAACGTCGAACTTGGAGTAGAAAAGGTAGATGAAGAAGAAGTAAAATCTAAAATTGTCAAACATTTTACTGAGCTTTTCGAAGCAGAATTTGTTTAAAAAATGCCAATAAAGAATTAACCCGTTTCAGATAAACATTTGAAACGGGTTTTTATTTTGAAAAATAAGACTGTTTCCGTGATAAGGATGACATTGTTGATGATGTAATTCTAAAATTATTTTTAGACAGAAAGCGGTTTTTTATGAAAATGTATTCAAAATAAGCAAAAAACATTTTACAAAAGGTAAGATTTTGAGAGGTTGGCAAATTACATAAAGAAGCCGGTTTTATCCTGTATTTACGTTATATTTGACTTTGTTGATTTGTATTTCTAATTATTTAATGAAAATGCTTATGAGAAAAATTTACTTACTCTGTTTCCTTTTTTTACTTAACGGTCTTTCTGCTCAAAAGAAAGATAAATTATATCCAATTACGATTTATGAAAAAGTCTGGTCAGAAAAGAATAGTGAAACTCGATTAAAACTTATAAAATCAATTTGGCTGGAAGACAGCACTTTTGAAGATCCATCTGCATCTGTAAAAGGAATTACAGCATTCAATAATGTTATCAATGAATTCTACAAAAAAAATCCTGATGTTGTTTTGACTTCGGGTTCAAAAGTTATTAAAGATAATTATGTGACCTGGGAATGGAAAATTACCGATTCAAAAAGTAATGTTATTATGACCGGACGTGATTTTGCCAGGTTAAACGGTAAAGGTCAGGTAAGTAAAATAATAGGTTTCTGGGATAAAGAGGTAAGCGTGTCTGAAGCCGATAATTTGAAAAAGCTGGAATCGGATAATTTTAATGTTGTGGCACAATATTTTGAATGCCTTTTTAAAACAAAAGATTTCATTAAAATGTCAACATTAATTGAAGACGGAGCTGTTTACAATCAGGCAGAAGGACTTCCATATGGTGGTACTTACAAAGGATTTAGCGAATGGACAAAAATGTTTACAAAATCAGCCGAATTTTCTAGTTTTGAAATAGAAAAAGAGCCGGTTTATTTTAGTGATGCTTCTAAAAATGAAGTGATTATTTATTTCACAATAAAAAGCACTGCGAAAAAATCCGGAAAAAGCATTTCGATGCCAATTTCAGAACATTTTGATTTAAAGAATGGGAAAATTGTCGCGATAAGAGCATTTTATTTTGATACCAAACAGTTTGCAGAATTCTTAAAGAGTAGAAAATAATATTGAGATTTTAAATGAAAAAAAGACCTTTTAAAGGTCTTTTTTTATTCGAAGAAATTAAGTTCCAGTTGTTCAGGTAAAAGTCTAAAACTCATTCGGTGGTATTTTGTAGTGCCATACTTTTTAATGGCTTCACGATGTTCTTTAGTTGGATAACCTTTATTTTTTTTCCAATTATACATCGGGAATTCCTCATGAATTTGATCCATATATTCGTCTCGATACGTTTTAGCCAAAACAGAAGCGGCTGCAATGCTCAGATATTTTCCGTCACCTTTTATAATACTCTGGTTTGGGATTGATTTTAACAATGCAATTTCATCATCAGAAAATTGTTTGCCAAATGTATTTTTGAGTCCCAGCTTAGCATTTAAGGATCGGTTTCCGTCTACAATAATAAATTCGGGAACGTGTTTGAGTTTTAAAATACATTCCTGCATGCCTTTCATTGAGGCATTTAGAATGTTTATTTCGTCTATTTCATCTGGAAATAAATGAGTTACTGAATAACATAAAGCTTGTTCTTCTATTACTGGTCTTAAAAGCGCTCTTGTTTTTTCAGACAATTGTTTACTGTCATTTAAAATTATATTCTCAAAATTTTCAGGAAGGATTATGGCTGCAGCAGTAACAGGACCTGCAAGACATCCTCTGCCGGCTTCATCTGTTCCGGTTTCTAAAACAAATCCTGAGTAATTTTTTTCGAGCATTTTTTTAATTTTTAAATAACAAATTAGATGAAATTTTCAGCAAAAATATTCGTTTTGACACTGTAAGACAAGGCAATTGTATAAAATGAACTGTTTTTTTATTTATTTGTTTTTATAATTTACCTTTGCTTAGCAAATTTTGTCAAATAAATTTATACAAAGCCATCAAATGAGAATATTCATTTTTTTATATCTATTAGTTGTACCAACTTTATTGTTTTCTCAAGTAAAACCAGCTCCTAAAAATAATTTAGATATGAATACGGAATATTCAAGTATAACGGATACCGTAAAAAAGAAAAAAGCTAAGATTGCAACTATAGATCAATATAAAATTGTAACGCTTGAACACGATACAATTTATGCAGATACTTCGCTTACTCTTAAAAGCGCTTACAGACAAAATCATCTTAGAAAAGATCTGTTTGGTTATCAGGAATTTTCAAATATTGGACAGCCTTTAAATACTTTGCAGTATAGTTTAACGAGTTTTTCTCCATATCCTGAAATTGGTTTTAACGGAAAACATTTTAATTATTTGCAGGCAGATCAAATTAGATATTATTCTGCAGCTACACCTTTTACAGAGTTGTTTTTCAATACAACAATTAATAAAGGTCAAAATGTTGATTCGTTCATTACGTTGAACGTTTCTAAAAATCTTAACTTTTCGATTGCTTATAGAGGTTTGAGGTCTGAGGGTGATTATATTAACCAATTAGTTAGTGCAGGTAATTTCAGGTTTACAACCAGTTATGCTACAACCAGCCGACGTTATTCCTTAAACGCTCATTATACCTTTCAGGATATAATGAACGAAGAAAATGGCGGTATTACGAATGATAATAATTTTGAAAGTGATAATAAAGACTATAAAAACCGACAAAGATTGCAGGTGTATTTAACCGATGCGGAATCTATGTTAAAGGGAAGAAGAATCTTTTTTGATCATGCATTTAGAATAAATCCAACCGATGGAAGTAATAATCTGTATGTAACACATCAGCTTAATTATGAGAATAAAAGTTACGAGTATAAACAACCTACAGTGCTTTCTACGGTAACAGATGATAATAATGTGAGCACCAGAGTGCAACGTTTTGGTGATTCGTATGCGTCCAGTAGTATAAATGATCAGACCAAGTATGAAAGACTTTATAATAAAGCGGGACTTACTTACGAAAATTCTTTATTAGGAAAGTTTAACTTTTTTATAGACGATTACAGATCCAATTATACCTACGAACGAATTATTATTCGTAATGACGGAACAGCTGTGCCGGGAAACTTATTTCTACAGTTTAATAATGTAGGCGGACAATACGAATATCAAAAAAATAAATGGAACGGTAGGTTTTTGTATTCAAGATCGATTACGAATCAGTCATTATCTGATTTAGATGCAAAGTTGAGGTATAATTTAAACGATGATATTAAATTTGATTTTAGATATCGTAATATCAATAAACTGCCAAATAATAATTATAATTTATACCAAAGCAGTTGGGTAGAATACAACTGGTCAAATGATTTTAAAAACGAAAAAATAAATTCTCTTAGTGCTGAGATTCAGACTCCCTGGTTAACAGGACAAGTACAATATACGGTTCTTAAAGATCATTTATATTTTGCTGATGCTGCTACAGATGTGCAAAAAGCATCAAATATTCAAATTGTAAATCCATTTCAATATGCAAACGTGATTAATTATTTGGAAATTAAAGCAAGCCGCGAATTTAAATTTGGACCATTTGCATTAGACAATACACTTTTGTATCAGAAAGTAGATCAGTCCGATTTGATTTTAAATGTTCCTGATTTTGTAACAAGAAATACGTTTTACTATTCTGGCTACTTTTTTAAGAAGGCATTATATTTACAGACAGGGCTTGTATTTAATTATCTTACTAAATATTACGGAGATGATTATAATCCTGTTATTGCTGAATTCTTTGTGCAGCAGGATAAAAAGATTGGCGGTTTTGCAACATTCGATTTTTTCGTAAATGCAAGAATTCGTCAAACGAGATTTTATTTAAAAGCGGAACATTTCAATGCTGCTTTTACACAAAGTAATTATTATGCGACGCCTAATAATCCTTATCGTGATTTTGTGTTGCGTTTTGGTTTAGTTTGGAATTTCTTCCAATAAAAAGACTTACTTTATTTTAAACCACTTATTAAAACTTAAATAAAAATGGACTTTTCAAATAACATTTTAGAAACAATTGGTAACACACCATTGGTAAAACTCAACAAAATTGTTGCTGAAATTGATGCGTTGGTATTGGCAAAAGTCGAAACTTTTAATCCTGGTAATTCTGTAAAGGACAGAATGGCCGTAAAAATGATTGAAGATGCGGAGGCTGATGGAAGATTAAAACCAGGAGGAACTATCATTGAAGGAACTTCCGGAAATACAGGAATGGGACTTGCTCTTGTTGCTATTGTTAAAGGGTATAAACTGATTTGTGTTATCTCAGATAAGCAGTCAAAAGAAAAAATGGATATTCTTCGTGCTGTTGGAGCAAAAGTTGTGGTTTGCCCTACAGATGTGGAACCAACCGATCCCCGATCTTATTATTCGGTTTCAAAACGTTTAGCCGAAGAAACACCAAATTCATGGTATGTAAACCAATATGATAATATGTCAAATTCCTTGGCACATTACGAACAGACAGGGCCGGAAATCTGGAAACAGACAGATGGTAAAATAACTCACTTTGTTGTAGGTGTTGGAACGGGAGGAACTATTTCGGGAGTTGGGAAATATTTAAAAGAAAAAAATCCAAATATTAAAATTTGGGGAATTGATACATATGGTTCTGTTTTTAAAAAGTATCATGAAACCGGAATTTTTGATGAAAACGAAATCTATTCTTATATAACAGAAGGAATTGGTGAAGATATTTTACCTAAAAATGTTGACTTTTCTTTAATTGACGGTTTTACAAAAGTGACCGATAAAGATGCTGCTGTTTACACAAGAAAAATTGCACTGGAAGAAGCCATTTTTGTTGGAAATTCTGCTGGAGCTTGTATAAAAGGTTTATTACAGTTAAAAGAGCATTTTAAACCTGATGATGTTGTGGTGGTTTTATTCCATGATTCCGGAAGCCGTTATGTAGGTAAAATGTTTAATGATGACTGGATGCGTGAACGTGGATTCCTGGAAGAAAACGTTACCAAAGCAGAAGATGTTATTAAAGATCATATTGACAAGGAATTAATTGTTGTTCGTACAGAAGAATTGGTTTCGCATGCAATTGAGCGTATGCGTAAATATAAAATTTCTCAAATTCCGGTTGTAGATATTAATGGTTTTGTAGGCTCTGTAGACGAAACAGACTTATTTAGAAGTTATGTTGCAGATAAAAACGTGGCCGAAAAACCAATAAAAGATGTAATGGGAAAACCTTTTCCAATTGTAAAATTAGGAACTCCAATCGAAGAAGTATCAAAGCTTTTTACCAAAGAAAATGATGCTGTTTTGGTTGATCTAGGAAACGGACATCATCACATTATTACAAAATATGATATTATTGGCTCAATAAAATAAGCTTTTACAAATAAATTTTATCCATAAATCTTGTTACTTTAGTAATTAGATTTATGGATTTTTCTTTTAAAAACACAAAATGAATTTTACTGCTATAGACTTTGAAACGGCTACGGGATATCATCCGTGTTCTGTAGGAATTGTGACGGTTCAAAACGGAATCATTGTCGACGAATTTGTAACGTTAATAAAACCGCCAAATAACGAATACAATCCGTTCACAACTCGTGTACATGGAATTTATCCTAAGGATACTGTTAATTCTAAATCCTTTTTTCAGATTTATCCTGAGATTGAAAAGCGATTAAAAAACCGTGTTGTTGTTGCTCATAATGAAAGTTTTGACCGCAATGTTTTAATGAAATCAATGTTGCTTCATGGTTTGAATTATGAAGATCTTAATATTGCTTCGCAATGGGAATGCACTGTTAAAATATATAAAGCGAAAGGAGTAAAACCAACCAAACTAAGTGACTGCTGTCGTGAAATGAAAATTCAGCTCAATCATCATGAAGCTTTATCAGACGCAAGGGCTTGTGCAAAGTTGTACATGTTACGTTAAATAAATTTTATTTGTAAGAATATTTTTAAATTTTTATTATTTTTAGATTTTGTAAAACAGTATAAAATCTAAAAATGAAAGAAGACTTTCTTCATTATCTCTGGAAATTCAAGAAGTTTAATACTTTGAATTTGAAAAGTGCTCAAGGCGAATTAATTACTATTCTAAAGTCAGGTGATTATTTGGAGCTTTCGGGGCCTGATTTTTTTAACGCTCACATAGAAATTGGAAATCAAAAATGGGCAGGCAATGTCGAAATTCATTTAAAATCTTCAGATTGGTATCTTCACAATCATGAAAAAGATCCTGCTTATCAAAATGTAATTCTCCATGTCGTTTGGGAAAATGATACAGCTATTTTCAGAGAAGATAATACAGAGATTCCGGTTTTAGTTCTCAAAGATTTTGTTGACAAAGAAGTGCTTGCTAATTATACGGCGTTGGTCTCTCCTAAAACTTGGATTTCATGTGAAAAACAAATTAAAGACATTGACAATTTTGTTTTTAAAAGCTGGCAGGAAAGGTTGTTTTTTGAACGTTTAGAGCGTAAATCAAAATTTATTTATGAATTATTGGAAGAAACAAATCAAGACTGGGAAGCGGTTTTGTTTTTTCTTTTGGCAAAGAATTTTGGTTTAAATACAAATGGAGTTTCTTTTCTTCAAATTGCTAAATCAATTCCGTTTTCTATTATCAGAAAAGAAAGTTTTGAAAACGAAAATCTGGAAGCATTATTTTTCGGAACTGCTGGTTTACTTAATTCAGAGAAAGAAGATGTCTATTTTAAAGATTTAAAATTCAGGTATTTTTATTTGTTGAATAAGTACCAATTGGAAAGAACATTTGTGGAACCAGTACAATTTTTTAAATTACGTCCGGATAATTTTCCAACCATACGACTTTCTCAATTAGCAGGGCTTTATCATAAATATCAAAATTTATTTTCTAAGATAAATGAATTAAAGTCTCTTGAGAGCGTATATGATCTTTTTAATGTTTCGGCAAGTAATTATTGGCAGAACCATTATCAGTTTGATAAAGAAAGCCCAAAGAAAGCAAAGCCGCTTTCTAAGTCATTTTTAGATTTGATTGTAATAAATACAATTATCCCAATCCGTTTTGCTTATTCTGTAGGGCTAGGAGAGTCTGTTATAGAAGATTTAATTGATTTTATGAATGAGGTTCAATCTGAGAAAAATACAATAATAGATAAGTTTATTTCTTTTGGAATAAAGCCAAAAAATGCATTTGAAAGTCAAACCTTGTTAGAACTTAAAAATGAATATTGTAATCAAAAAGCTTGTTTGAAATGTACGATAGGAGTAGCGCTTTTGAAAAATAATTAGATAATAGATTAATTAGAAAATTAGGTAATTGTAAAATCAGTACTTTTGTAATCTAAAGTCTGAAATCTAAAATTTAATTATGTCAGCAATTTTAAAACTTAAATTCTTTTTTGAAAAATATGGTTTTCATGTTTCTTCAAGGCTAGCAGATAAACTCGGAATGCGTGTAACAAGTGTTAGATTGTTTTTTATCTACATTTCTTTTGTTACGGCAGGTTTAGGATTTGGAGTTTACCTGACACTGGCATTTTGGATAAGATTGAAAGATTTAATCCGTTCAAAAAGAACATCAGTATTTGATTTATAAAAAAAAGCTCCAAAGTTTAATTTGGAGCTTTTTTTATAACTAGAATTGAAATTTATTCAACATCCGCATCGGTATTATTAAGTCTAGATCTTTTCTTGCTATATCCAAAGTATACAATTATACCAAGAATAAGCCATCCAAAAGATAATAGCTGTGCATCTTTACTTAAATTAAAAATTAAATAAGAGTTGATTGCAATTCCTAATACCGCAATAACTGGTAAAGCAGGAACTTTAAATGTTCTGGTTAATCCAGGTTGTTTTACTCTTAAAATCCAAACAGCGATACAAACCATTGTAAAGGCAAACAAAGTACCAAAACTTGTCATATCTGCCAATTTGTTGATTGGAGTAAAAGCAGCAACAGTTGCGATAATAATACCAAGAATCATTAAGTTCGTTTTGGGAGTTCCGGAAATAGGGTTTACTTTAGAGAAAACTTGTGGAATCAAACCATCTTTAGACATTCCAAGGAAAATTCTGGATTGTCCCATAATCATTACCATTAATACAGAAACTAAACCAATAGTAGCAGCAACTGTAATAATAAATCCTGCCCAACCTTGTCCGGCAATATCAAATGCATAAGCAACAGGAGCTTTAATAGCTTCAGGGTATTTTCCTAGTGGGTTAAAGTCTTGGTAATTCATCATTCCTGTTAATACTAAAGAAACAAGAATATATAAAGTAGTACAGATTAATAAAGAAGCAATGATCGCAAAAGGAACATCTTTTTTAGGATTAATAGCTTCTCCCGCTTGTGTAGAAACAGCATCAAAACCAACATAAGCAAAGAAAATAGCTGCAGCTCCAGAGATAACACCTCCTATTCCGTAAGCATTGTGAGTAGTTTCTTTTTCAATAATCTGAGTTGCTTCAGGAATAAATGGGCTCCAGTTTGCTGTGTTAATGAAGAAAAGACCAGCAATAATTACGAAAATAACTGCAGATACTTTAAGAATTACAATTGCGTTATTTGCTTTAGCAGCGCTTTTTGTTCCTTTAATAAGTAATGAAATAACTAAAAGAACGATCAGGAAAGCGGGAAGATTCATAGAGAAACCTTCTCCAGTATAACTTGCAGGATCTGTTGTAAGCCAATCAGGAAGTTTGATATGAAATAATTTGAGCAATTTATTAAAGTACCCGGACCAGGAAACTGCTACAGTCATTGATCCCATTGCATATTCGAGAATTAGTCCCCATCCAATAATCCAGGCAAAAACTTCTCCAATCGTACCGTAAGCATATGCGTAAGCAGATCCTTCAACAGGTAAAATAGAGGCAAATTCAGAATAGCAAAGTGCCGCAAAAACACAAGCAATACCTGCGATAATAAACGAAATTGCTAATGCCGGACCTGCATGATAATAAGCCCCTGTACCAGTAAGTACAAAAATTCCTCCACCGATAATGGCACCAACACCAATGGCAGTAAGACTCCATTTTCCAAGGACTCTCTTTAAATCACTTTTTTTCATATCGGCCTCAAAAGCTGATATAGGTTTAACTCTCCAAATTGACATACTATTTTATTGGTTTATTTGTTATTAAGTGCCAAATGTATTGTTTTTTATAAAAAATAAAAACAATTATCATGTTTTAAGTTATAAAATATTCATTTTTTTTACAGGACTCTCAAGAAAAAATCTTTAAGTATTGATATTCATTAAATTAATTGAGGTTTTGTGAAATATTTAATAATTTTTTGAAAACTACTTTTCTTACTAATTTTATTGATAAATTTGAAGGTTTTTTCTTTCTTTTAGTATAGATAATAAATTAGAACATCTTTTTGGGTTATGAATTTTAGTTATTTAAAGAAGTATTTGTATTTTACAAAGTATCAAAGAACAGGAATTTTTATGCTGTTCATAATTATAATAATTTTACAGTCTATTTATCTGTTTTCTGATTTTTCAATTACTAAAATAAAAAGTCCTGATGCAGAAAAATGGCTTGCTCTTCAATCGGAAATAGATAACGAAAAAAACTTAGAGAGAAAAAGTAAACCGGTTAATTATCTTTTTAATCCAAATTTTATTTCAGATTATAAAGGTTATAAGCTTGGAATGTCTGTTGAGGAGATTGATAGGCTTTTTGCATTTCGCAAACAGAATAAATATGTAAACTCTGCAATGGAGTTTCAGAAGGTGACCGGAATTTCAGATTCGTTGCTAGATAAAATGGCTCCCCTATTTAAATTTCCGGATTGGGTTCAGCATAATACGAAGCCTGACTTTCAGAAAAATGATTACATTAAAAAGGAGTTTCATAAAAAAGAAAAAATAGAAATAACAGATATAAATCAGGCGACTCAGGAAGATTTAATTAAGATTTACGGAATAGGAGAAGGTTTGTCAACTCGAATATTGAAGCAAAAAGAAATTTTGGGATGTTTTGTTTCAATGGATCAAATGGAGGATGTGTGGGGGCTTTCGCTCGAAGTAATAAATGAATTAAAGACTCATTTTAAAGTAGTAATTCCTGCAACATTAAAAAGAATAAATGTAAATGAGGCTTCATTAAAAGAATTATCTCAGTTCCCTTACTTTAAATATGCACTCGCAAAACAAATCGTAACATATAGAAGTATGAATGGAGATTTTAAAAATATTGAGGATTTAGCAAAAATTAAAGATTTTCCTGTTGAAAAAGCAAAAATAATTAGTTTATATTTGGAGTACTAAAAAGAAAGCAACTAATGAATTTTGAATATAACGAAACACAGTTAATGATTGCGCAATCTATAAAAGATTTTGCAGAGAAAAATATAAGACCCTATATAATGGAGTGGGATGAGTCGCAAATTTTTCCAGTTCCTTTATTTAAGAAATTGGGTGAAATGGGATTTATGGGGGTTTTAGTTCCTGAAGAATATGGAGGTTCTGGTTTAGGTTATCATGAATATGTTACTATAATTGAAGAAATTTCAAAAGTAGATCCGTCAATTGGGTTGTCGGTTGCGGCACATAATTCTTTATGTACAAATCATATTTTAACCTTTGGAAACGAAGAACAAAAGAAAAAGTGGCTTCCTAAACTGGCAACAGCAGAATATATTGGTGCCTGGGGTTTGACAGAACACAACACAGGTTCTGATGCGGGCGGAATGAATACCACTGCCGTAAAAGATGGCGATTATTGGGTAGTAAACGGAGCAAAAAATTTTATAACTCATGCAATTTCCGGAGATATCGCAGTTGTTGTGGTACGTACCGGTGAAAAAGGAGATTCTAAAGGAATGACTGCTTTTATTTTTGAAAAAGGAATGAAGGGTTTTTCATCAGGAAAAAAAGAGAATAAATTAGGAATGCGTGCCAGTGAAACTGCCGAATTGGTTTTTGATAATTGC is a window of Flavobacterium crocinum DNA encoding:
- a CDS encoding nuclear transport factor 2 family protein, translated to MRKIYLLCFLFLLNGLSAQKKDKLYPITIYEKVWSEKNSETRLKLIKSIWLEDSTFEDPSASVKGITAFNNVINEFYKKNPDVVLTSGSKVIKDNYVTWEWKITDSKSNVIMTGRDFARLNGKGQVSKIIGFWDKEVSVSEADNLKKLESDNFNVVAQYFECLFKTKDFIKMSTLIEDGAVYNQAEGLPYGGTYKGFSEWTKMFTKSAEFSSFEIEKEPVYFSDASKNEVIIYFTIKSTAKKSGKSISMPISEHFDLKNGKIVAIRAFYFDTKQFAEFLKSRK
- a CDS encoding PspC family transcriptional regulator — encoded protein: MSAILKLKFFFEKYGFHVSSRLADKLGMRVTSVRLFFIYISFVTAGLGFGVYLTLAFWIRLKDLIRSKRTSVFDL
- a CDS encoding DUF2851 family protein, whose translation is MKEDFLHYLWKFKKFNTLNLKSAQGELITILKSGDYLELSGPDFFNAHIEIGNQKWAGNVEIHLKSSDWYLHNHEKDPAYQNVILHVVWENDTAIFREDNTEIPVLVLKDFVDKEVLANYTALVSPKTWISCEKQIKDIDNFVFKSWQERLFFERLERKSKFIYELLEETNQDWEAVLFFLLAKNFGLNTNGVSFLQIAKSIPFSIIRKESFENENLEALFFGTAGLLNSEKEDVYFKDLKFRYFYLLNKYQLERTFVEPVQFFKLRPDNFPTIRLSQLAGLYHKYQNLFSKINELKSLESVYDLFNVSASNYWQNHYQFDKESPKKAKPLSKSFLDLIVINTIIPIRFAYSVGLGESVIEDLIDFMNEVQSEKNTIIDKFISFGIKPKNAFESQTLLELKNEYCNQKACLKCTIGVALLKNN
- the lipB gene encoding lipoyl(octanoyl) transferase LipB, with translation MNKKIQLQDLGNKDYKSTWEYQEDLFKDIVDLKIRNRREELDLPTPNYLLFVEHPHVYTLGKSGDFENLLLNEKQLEAKGATFYKINRGGDITYHGPGQIVGYPILDLENFFTDIHKYLRLLEESIILTLAEYGLESGRSEGETGVWLGVGTPFARKICAMGVRASRWVTMHGFALNVNVDLGYFDNIIPCGIRGKGVTSLNVELGVEKVDEEEVKSKIVKHFTELFEAEFV
- a CDS encoding 3'-5' exonuclease, coding for MNFTAIDFETATGYHPCSVGIVTVQNGIIVDEFVTLIKPPNNEYNPFTTRVHGIYPKDTVNSKSFFQIYPEIEKRLKNRVVVAHNESFDRNVLMKSMLLHGLNYEDLNIASQWECTVKIYKAKGVKPTKLSDCCREMKIQLNHHEALSDARACAKLYMLR
- a CDS encoding ribonuclease HII — its product is MLEKNYSGFVLETGTDEAGRGCLAGPVTAAAIILPENFENIILNDSKQLSEKTRALLRPVIEEQALCYSVTHLFPDEIDEINILNASMKGMQECILKLKHVPEFIIVDGNRSLNAKLGLKNTFGKQFSDDEIALLKSIPNQSIIKGDGKYLSIAAASVLAKTYRDEYMDQIHEEFPMYNWKKNKGYPTKEHREAIKKYGTTKYHRMSFRLLPEQLELNFFE
- a CDS encoding putative porin yields the protein MRIFIFLYLLVVPTLLFSQVKPAPKNNLDMNTEYSSITDTVKKKKAKIATIDQYKIVTLEHDTIYADTSLTLKSAYRQNHLRKDLFGYQEFSNIGQPLNTLQYSLTSFSPYPEIGFNGKHFNYLQADQIRYYSAATPFTELFFNTTINKGQNVDSFITLNVSKNLNFSIAYRGLRSEGDYINQLVSAGNFRFTTSYATTSRRYSLNAHYTFQDIMNEENGGITNDNNFESDNKDYKNRQRLQVYLTDAESMLKGRRIFFDHAFRINPTDGSNNLYVTHQLNYENKSYEYKQPTVLSTVTDDNNVSTRVQRFGDSYASSSINDQTKYERLYNKAGLTYENSLLGKFNFFIDDYRSNYTYERIIIRNDGTAVPGNLFLQFNNVGGQYEYQKNKWNGRFLYSRSITNQSLSDLDAKLRYNLNDDIKFDFRYRNINKLPNNNYNLYQSSWVEYNWSNDFKNEKINSLSAEIQTPWLTGQVQYTVLKDHLYFADAATDVQKASNIQIVNPFQYANVINYLEIKASREFKFGPFALDNTLLYQKVDQSDLILNVPDFVTRNTFYYSGYFFKKALYLQTGLVFNYLTKYYGDDYNPVIAEFFVQQDKKIGGFATFDFFVNARIRQTRFYLKAEHFNAAFTQSNYYATPNNPYRDFVLRFGLVWNFFQ
- a CDS encoding pyridoxal-phosphate dependent enzyme; this translates as MDFSNNILETIGNTPLVKLNKIVAEIDALVLAKVETFNPGNSVKDRMAVKMIEDAEADGRLKPGGTIIEGTSGNTGMGLALVAIVKGYKLICVISDKQSKEKMDILRAVGAKVVVCPTDVEPTDPRSYYSVSKRLAEETPNSWYVNQYDNMSNSLAHYEQTGPEIWKQTDGKITHFVVGVGTGGTISGVGKYLKEKNPNIKIWGIDTYGSVFKKYHETGIFDENEIYSYITEGIGEDILPKNVDFSLIDGFTKVTDKDAAVYTRKIALEEAIFVGNSAGACIKGLLQLKEHFKPDDVVVVLFHDSGSRYVGKMFNDDWMRERGFLEENVTKAEDVIKDHIDKELIVVRTEELVSHAIERMRKYKISQIPVVDINGFVGSVDETDLFRSYVADKNVAEKPIKDVMGKPFPIVKLGTPIEEVSKLFTKENDAVLVDLGNGHHHIITKYDIIGSIK